A genomic window from Micromonospora ferruginea includes:
- a CDS encoding glycosyltransferase, which produces MNILLWHVHGSWTTSFVHGKHRYLVPVTPDRGPYGLGRARTYPWPDNAVEVTPQDLARADVDLVILQRPEEFDLAGEWLGRRVGRDVPAIYVEHNTPKGEVPNTRHPMADRDDLLLTHVTHFNELFWDNGGTRTTVVEHGVVAPAVEWTGELDRLAVVVNEPVRRWRVTGTDLLARFAAVAPLDVYGMKVAGLAAHLGLPEERLTSHDDVPQHAMHAELGRRRAYLHLCRWTSLGLSLVEAMTIGMPVVALATTEAVEAVPPAAGALSTRVDVLVEAARGLLDDPAAARRAGAAARTAARDRYGLERFLADWDRLLEEEVCASR; this is translated from the coding sequence ATGAACATCCTGCTCTGGCACGTGCACGGCTCCTGGACGACGTCCTTCGTGCACGGCAAACACCGCTACCTGGTGCCGGTCACCCCGGACCGGGGTCCGTACGGCCTGGGGCGGGCGCGCACCTACCCGTGGCCGGACAACGCCGTCGAGGTGACCCCGCAGGACCTGGCCCGCGCCGACGTCGACCTGGTGATCCTGCAACGACCCGAGGAGTTCGACCTGGCCGGCGAGTGGCTGGGCCGCCGGGTGGGCCGGGACGTGCCGGCGATCTACGTCGAGCACAACACCCCCAAGGGCGAGGTGCCGAACACCCGCCACCCGATGGCCGACCGTGACGACCTGCTCCTCACCCACGTCACGCACTTCAACGAGCTGTTCTGGGACAACGGCGGCACCCGCACCACCGTGGTGGAACACGGCGTGGTCGCCCCGGCGGTCGAGTGGACCGGCGAACTGGACCGCCTGGCCGTGGTCGTCAACGAGCCGGTACGCCGCTGGCGGGTCACCGGCACTGACCTGCTCGCCCGGTTCGCCGCGGTGGCCCCGCTGGACGTCTACGGCATGAAGGTGGCCGGGCTCGCCGCCCACCTGGGGTTGCCCGAGGAGCGGCTGACCAGCCACGACGACGTACCCCAGCACGCCATGCACGCCGAGCTGGGCAGGCGGCGCGCCTACCTGCACCTGTGCCGGTGGACGTCGCTCGGGCTCAGCCTCGTCGAGGCGATGACCATCGGCATGCCGGTCGTCGCGCTCGCCACCACCGAGGCGGTGGAGGCGGTGCCACCCGCCGCCGGCGCGCTCTCCACCCGGGTCGACGTGCTGGTCGAGGCCGCCCGGGGTCTGCTGGACGACCCGGCGGCCGCCCGCCGGGCGGGCGCCGCGGCCCGGACCGCCGCCCGCGACCGCTACGGCCTGGAGCGTTTCCTCGCCGACTGGGACCGGCTGCTGGAGGAGGAAGTATGCGCATCGCGATGA
- a CDS encoding HAD-IIIA family hydrolase: protein MRRDHERDQCRSAGVYPVGGVPRGLYEAVLLDRDGTLVEDVPYNGDPEKVRPVPGAREALDRLRAAGLRLAVVTNQSGLARGCFTAHDLRRVNARVEELLGPFDNWQICPHAEPDRCACRKPAPGMVHAAARALGTTASRCVLVGDIGADMAAAAAAGAAAVMVPTPATRDAEVAAAPTVAADLPDAVDTILARMRLVEGPRTARRPGRGTVLVVRSDAAGDVLVTGPGIRAVAAGADRVVLLCGPRGRAAADLLPGVDEIIECPLPWIDAPAPPVDPHDMRALTERLAAVRADEAVVFTSFHQSPLPLALLLRLAGVPRISAISDDYPGALLDTRHRVPVGVPEPERALSLAAAAGYPLPPDDEPGLRLRTDRLPPVPAAAGPPGYVVLHPGSSVETRACPVELATRVVRVLSAAGHRVVVTGGPDERELTARVAAAGGTDLGGRTGLDELAAVIARAGALVVGNTGPAHLAAALGVPVVSLFAPTVPFGQWGPYRVPTVRLGDAAAPCRDTRATTCPVPGHPCLSAVEPGRVLEALRLLGVAA from the coding sequence GTGCGACGGGACCACGAGCGGGATCAGTGCAGGTCAGCCGGGGTTTACCCGGTTGGCGGCGTCCCGCGCGGCCTGTACGAGGCGGTGCTGCTCGACCGGGACGGCACGCTGGTGGAGGACGTCCCCTACAACGGCGACCCGGAGAAGGTCCGGCCGGTGCCGGGCGCCCGGGAGGCGCTGGACCGGCTGCGCGCGGCCGGGCTGCGGCTGGCCGTGGTGACCAACCAGTCCGGGCTGGCCCGCGGCTGTTTCACCGCGCACGACCTGCGCCGGGTCAACGCCCGGGTGGAGGAGCTGCTCGGACCGTTCGACAACTGGCAGATCTGCCCGCACGCGGAGCCGGACCGGTGCGCCTGCCGCAAGCCGGCCCCGGGCATGGTGCACGCCGCCGCCCGGGCGCTCGGCACCACGGCGAGCCGCTGCGTGCTGGTCGGCGACATCGGCGCCGACATGGCCGCCGCCGCGGCGGCCGGCGCCGCCGCCGTCATGGTGCCCACGCCGGCCACCCGCGACGCCGAGGTGGCCGCCGCGCCGACCGTCGCCGCCGACCTGCCCGACGCGGTCGACACCATCCTGGCCCGGATGCGGCTGGTGGAGGGGCCGCGGACCGCCCGTCGACCCGGCCGGGGCACGGTGCTCGTGGTACGCAGCGACGCGGCCGGCGACGTGCTGGTCACCGGCCCCGGGATCCGGGCCGTCGCGGCCGGCGCGGACCGGGTCGTGCTGCTCTGCGGCCCCCGCGGCCGTGCCGCCGCCGACCTGCTGCCCGGTGTCGACGAGATCATCGAATGCCCGCTGCCCTGGATCGACGCCCCCGCCCCGCCGGTCGACCCGCACGACATGCGCGCCCTCACCGAGCGGCTCGCCGCCGTGCGCGCCGACGAGGCGGTCGTCTTCACCTCGTTCCACCAGTCACCGTTGCCGCTGGCCCTGCTGCTCCGGCTCGCCGGCGTACCCCGGATCAGCGCCATCAGCGACGACTACCCCGGCGCCCTGCTCGACACCCGCCACCGCGTTCCCGTCGGCGTACCCGAACCCGAGCGCGCCCTCTCCCTCGCCGCCGCCGCCGGCTATCCGCTGCCGCCCGACGACGAGCCGGGGCTACGACTGCGCACCGACCGCCTGCCGCCGGTCCCGGCCGCCGCCGGACCGCCCGGCTACGTGGTGCTGCACCCGGGGTCCTCGGTGGAGACCCGCGCCTGCCCGGTCGAGCTGGCCACCCGGGTGGTCCGGGTGCTCTCCGCCGCCGGCCACCGGGTGGTGGTCACCGGCGGGCCGGACGAGCGCGAGCTGACCGCCCGGGTCGCCGCCGCGGGCGGCACCGACCTGGGTGGACGGACCGGGCTGGACGAGCTGGCGGCGGTGATCGCCCGGGCCGGGGCGCTGGTGGTCGGCAACACCGGCCCGGCGCACCTGGCCGCCGCGCTGGGCGTGCCGGTGGTCAGCCTGTTCGCCCCCACCGTCCCGTTCGGCCAGTGGGGGCCCTACCGGGTGCCCACGGTCCGCCTCGGCGACGCCGCCGCGCCCTGCCGGGACACCCGCGCCACCACCTGCCCGGTGCCCGGCCATCCGTGCCTGTCCGCGGTGGAACCGGGCCGGGTGCTGGAGGCGTTGCGACTGCTCGGGGTGGCCGCATGA
- a CDS encoding SRPBCC family protein yields MSGVVEHVDVDVPIRTAYDQWTQFEEFPHFMEGVQEVRQLSDRMTHWTVEIAGVKREFDAEITEQLPDERVAWKSTGGTQQSGVVTFHRLDEGHTRVTLQMEFEPHGVVEQAGDKLGVVDRRAKGDLERFKQFIERRGQETGAWRGSVDRPTP; encoded by the coding sequence ATGAGCGGCGTCGTGGAGCACGTGGACGTGGACGTCCCGATCCGGACCGCGTACGACCAGTGGACCCAGTTCGAGGAGTTTCCGCACTTCATGGAGGGCGTGCAGGAGGTCCGGCAGCTCTCCGACCGGATGACGCACTGGACCGTGGAGATCGCGGGCGTGAAGCGCGAGTTCGACGCGGAGATCACCGAGCAGCTCCCGGACGAGCGGGTGGCCTGGAAGTCCACCGGCGGCACCCAGCAGTCCGGCGTGGTGACGTTCCACCGGCTCGACGAGGGGCACACCCGGGTCACGCTGCAGATGGAGTTCGAGCCGCACGGCGTGGTCGAGCAGGCCGGCGACAAGCTGGGCGTGGTCGACCGCCGGGCCAAGGGCGACCTGGAGCGGTTCAAGCAGTTCATCGAGCGGCGCGGTCAGGAGACCGGCGCCTGGCGCGGTTCCGTGGACCGACCGACCCCTTGA
- a CDS encoding YihY/virulence factor BrkB family protein, which produces MTATTPPAVDGRTRPRFPRRMRQLNWRTWRGVLVRSGQGFVKDNCADWAAALTYYGVLALFPSTVVVVALVGLVSDGPRTVDTVIDLAREIGAGSVVGNDAFVSVVRNVVEQQGPAKALLSFGLLGALWSASGFIGAFTRASNAIYGVEEGRPFYRLRPLQIGMAAVTLLLLAVVATALIVSGPVTDAVGDRLNAGGLARTTWSVAKWPVLALVAMTLLSLLFWIAPNVRQPRFRWLTPGGALALVAWVVASFGFGLYVANFASYDVTYGSLGAVIAFLVWLYLSNCALMLGVQVNAELQRGRAMQAGVEHPDEPVLPPRSPADS; this is translated from the coding sequence ATGACGGCGACGACACCACCCGCGGTCGACGGTCGGACCCGGCCCCGGTTCCCCCGGCGGATGCGCCAGCTCAACTGGCGCACCTGGCGGGGGGTGCTCGTGCGCAGCGGTCAGGGCTTCGTCAAGGACAACTGCGCCGACTGGGCCGCCGCGCTCACCTACTACGGGGTGCTGGCGCTCTTCCCGTCCACCGTCGTGGTGGTCGCCCTGGTCGGCCTGGTCTCCGACGGCCCCCGCACGGTGGACACGGTGATCGACCTGGCCCGGGAGATCGGCGCCGGGTCGGTGGTCGGCAACGACGCCTTCGTGAGCGTGGTGCGCAACGTGGTCGAGCAGCAGGGGCCGGCGAAGGCGCTGCTGAGCTTCGGTCTGCTCGGCGCGCTCTGGTCGGCCTCCGGGTTCATCGGCGCGTTCACCCGGGCCTCCAACGCGATCTACGGGGTCGAGGAGGGGCGGCCGTTCTACCGCCTGCGCCCGTTGCAGATCGGCATGGCCGCGGTGACCCTGCTGCTGCTCGCGGTGGTCGCCACCGCGCTGATCGTCAGCGGCCCGGTCACCGACGCGGTGGGCGACCGGCTGAACGCGGGCGGGCTGGCCCGCACCACCTGGTCGGTGGCGAAGTGGCCGGTGCTCGCGCTGGTCGCGATGACGTTGCTGTCGCTGCTGTTCTGGATCGCGCCGAACGTGCGGCAGCCGCGTTTCCGCTGGCTCACCCCGGGCGGCGCGCTGGCGCTGGTGGCCTGGGTGGTGGCGTCCTTCGGCTTCGGTCTCTACGTGGCCAACTTCGCCTCGTACGACGTGACGTACGGCAGCCTCGGCGCGGTCATCGCGTTCCTGGTCTGGCTCTACCTGTCGAACTGCGCGCTGATGCTCGGCGTGCAGGTCAACGCGGAGTTGCAGCGGGGCCGGGCGATGCAGGCCGGCGTCGAGCACCCGGACGAGCCGGTGCTGCCGCCCCGCTCCCCGGCGGACTCCTGA
- a CDS encoding polyprenol monophosphomannose synthase, producing MIQPVQLPSPWADARLTVVVPTYNEAGNLPVVVERLLALPLPGLKVLVADDNSPDGTGEVADKLAIEHPDRVLVVHRPGKEGLGRAYVDGIGRAIEDGAEFVAQMDADLSHPPEALPGMLGALLSTQASVVIGSRYVPGGELDENWPLYRRALSGWANLYVHTLLRVRIRDLTAGFKIWRADALRDIGLDRVQSNGYSFQVEMHYLATKLGHTILEVPIRFEERRDGDSKMTTATKIESALMPFKLRTRHRNLDS from the coding sequence ATGATCCAACCCGTGCAGTTGCCCTCCCCGTGGGCGGACGCGCGCCTGACCGTCGTCGTTCCGACCTACAACGAGGCGGGCAACCTCCCGGTGGTGGTCGAGCGCCTCCTCGCGCTGCCGCTGCCGGGGTTGAAGGTGCTCGTCGCGGACGACAACTCCCCCGACGGCACCGGCGAGGTCGCCGACAAGCTGGCCATCGAGCACCCGGACCGGGTGCTGGTGGTGCACCGCCCCGGCAAGGAGGGCCTCGGCCGGGCGTACGTGGACGGCATCGGCCGCGCGATCGAGGACGGCGCGGAGTTCGTCGCCCAGATGGACGCCGACCTGTCGCACCCGCCGGAGGCGCTGCCCGGCATGCTCGGCGCCCTGCTCTCCACCCAGGCGTCCGTGGTCATCGGCTCCCGCTACGTGCCCGGCGGGGAGCTGGACGAGAACTGGCCGCTCTACCGCCGTGCGCTCAGCGGCTGGGCCAACCTCTACGTGCACACGCTGCTGCGGGTGCGGATCCGCGACCTGACCGCCGGCTTCAAGATCTGGCGCGCCGACGCCCTGCGCGACATCGGGCTGGACCGGGTGCAGTCCAACGGCTACAGCTTCCAGGTGGAGATGCACTACCTCGCCACCAAGCTGGGCCACACCATCCTGGAGGTGCCGATCCGCTTCGAGGAGCGCCGCGACGGCGACTCGAAGATGACCACCGCCACCAAGATCGAGAGTGCGCTGATGCCGTTCAAGCTGCGCACCCGGCACCGCAACCTCGACTCCTGA
- a CDS encoding SRPBCC family protein: MAVVEKVIDASPERVFEVLADGWTYSDWVVGTAHVRDVDDAWPRVGSRLHHRAGPWPLSLQDASTVLECRAPERLVLRAGLWPAGEAIVAFVLERLPDGRTRVTIGEDFAAGPLRWVRTKLNDLVLHLRNKETLARLSDIATRQQPDR, from the coding sequence GTGGCGGTTGTGGAGAAAGTGATCGACGCGTCCCCGGAGCGGGTCTTCGAGGTGCTGGCCGACGGGTGGACCTACAGCGACTGGGTGGTGGGCACCGCGCACGTGCGCGACGTGGACGACGCCTGGCCGCGGGTGGGCAGCCGGCTGCACCATCGGGCCGGTCCGTGGCCGCTCTCGCTCCAGGACGCCTCCACCGTGCTGGAGTGCCGGGCGCCGGAGCGACTCGTGCTGCGCGCCGGGCTCTGGCCGGCCGGCGAGGCGATCGTGGCGTTCGTCCTGGAACGGCTGCCGGACGGCCGGACCCGGGTGACCATCGGCGAGGACTTCGCGGCCGGACCGCTGCGCTGGGTCCGCACCAAGCTGAACGACCTGGTGCTGCATCTGCGTAACAAGGAGACGCTGGCCCGGCTGTCGGACATCGCGACCCGACAGCAGCCGGACCGGTGA
- a CDS encoding DUF2795 domain-containing protein produces the protein MERGSSKHSPRVDDQMSSEVSGLVQGPGAGGSRVDEFRQPEPAGEDQPEATTAPAGDLRTGSPQGMSSEDVEARSRLGRFITMTALPGDRDALVANARENEAPADIVAALEGLPDGTRYQTVSEVWAALGHRNETTRW, from the coding sequence ATGGAACGTGGCAGCAGCAAGCACTCGCCGAGGGTCGACGACCAGATGAGCAGCGAGGTCAGCGGCCTGGTCCAGGGCCCGGGTGCCGGCGGCTCCCGGGTCGACGAGTTCCGCCAGCCGGAGCCGGCCGGCGAGGACCAGCCGGAGGCCACCACGGCGCCGGCCGGCGACCTGCGCACCGGCTCCCCGCAGGGGATGAGTTCGGAGGACGTGGAGGCGCGCAGCCGCCTCGGCCGGTTCATCACGATGACCGCCCTGCCCGGTGACCGGGACGCGCTGGTGGCCAACGCGCGGGAGAACGAGGCGCCGGCGGACATCGTCGCCGCCCTGGAGGGCCTGCCGGACGGCACCCGTTACCAGACGGTCTCCGAGGTGTGGGCCGCGCTCGGGCACCGGAACGAGACGACGCGCTGGTGA
- a CDS encoding glycosyltransferase — MRIAMISEHASPLAVLGGEDAGGQNTHVAELSAALAAAGHDVRVYTRLDAVDLPVTVHTADGYQVVHVPAGPAEPVAKDDLLPYMPAFSDWLADRWRAGDWQPEVVHAHFWMSGLAGLAAARRSGVPVVQTYHALGTVKRRHQGAQDTSPPGRIDHERELGRSVDRVVAQCQDEVAELVRLGVPRSRMTVVPSGVNLSTFGPLGPAADSDGGRARILTVGRLVERKGFQDVIRAVAAVPDAECVVVGGPPAGLLETDPYALRLRALARSLGIADRVRLVGAVPREEMARWYRSADVLVAAPWYEPFGLTPLEAMACGVPVVATAVGGLTDTVVHGRTGDLVPAREPAALGAAIRGLLGDRIRRFAYATAALERARTHYSWATAAERLGELYGEVATVGRPTRVVA; from the coding sequence ATGCGCATCGCGATGATCTCGGAACACGCCAGCCCGCTCGCCGTCCTCGGCGGGGAGGACGCCGGTGGCCAGAACACGCATGTCGCCGAGCTCTCCGCCGCGCTCGCGGCCGCCGGCCACGACGTCCGGGTCTACACCCGCCTCGACGCGGTGGACCTGCCGGTGACCGTGCACACCGCCGACGGCTACCAGGTGGTGCACGTGCCCGCCGGCCCCGCCGAGCCGGTGGCCAAGGACGACCTGCTGCCGTACATGCCGGCGTTCTCCGACTGGCTGGCCGACCGGTGGCGCGCCGGTGACTGGCAGCCCGAGGTGGTGCACGCGCACTTCTGGATGAGCGGCCTGGCCGGGCTCGCCGCGGCCCGGCGCAGCGGCGTGCCGGTGGTGCAGACCTACCACGCGCTCGGCACGGTCAAGCGCCGCCACCAGGGTGCCCAGGACACCAGCCCGCCGGGCCGCATCGACCACGAGCGGGAGCTGGGCCGCTCGGTGGACCGGGTGGTCGCCCAGTGCCAGGACGAGGTCGCCGAGCTGGTCCGGCTCGGCGTGCCGCGATCCCGGATGACGGTCGTGCCGTCGGGGGTGAACCTGTCCACGTTCGGCCCGCTGGGCCCGGCCGCCGACTCCGACGGCGGCCGGGCCCGCATCCTCACCGTCGGCCGGCTGGTCGAGCGCAAGGGCTTCCAGGACGTCATCCGGGCCGTCGCCGCGGTGCCGGACGCCGAGTGCGTGGTGGTCGGCGGGCCACCGGCCGGGCTGCTGGAGACCGACCCGTACGCGCTGCGGCTGCGCGCGCTCGCGCGTTCGCTCGGCATCGCCGACCGGGTACGCCTCGTCGGCGCGGTGCCCCGCGAGGAGATGGCCCGCTGGTACCGCTCGGCGGACGTGCTGGTCGCCGCGCCGTGGTACGAGCCGTTCGGGCTCACCCCGCTGGAGGCGATGGCCTGCGGCGTCCCGGTGGTGGCGACCGCGGTCGGCGGGCTCACCGACACGGTGGTGCACGGACGCACCGGCGACCTGGTGCCGGCCCGCGAACCGGCGGCGCTCGGCGCGGCGATCCGCGGCCTGCTCGGCGACCGGATCCGCCGCTTCGCCTACGCCACCGCGGCGCTGGAGCGGGCCCGCACCCACTACTCCTGGGCCACCGCGGCGGAGCGGCTCGGCGAGCTCTACGGCGAGGTGGCCACCGTGGGCCGGCCCACCCGGGTGGTCGCCTGA
- a CDS encoding DUF6401 family natural product biosynthesis protein has translation MRVPNRIATRSAALAARSTLTTLTAAVGTAGLAAAATNPGLLAAVDQHAAGVRDSLHGDRRPLTVAALAGYAEGLRDAASEHGWAPPVGAVDWSAPDWLLTRLLAVCLLARALDPRHLA, from the coding sequence ATGCGCGTACCCAACCGGATCGCGACCCGCTCCGCGGCGTTGGCCGCGCGGTCGACCCTCACCACGCTCACCGCCGCCGTCGGCACGGCCGGCCTCGCCGCCGCGGCGACGAACCCGGGGCTGCTCGCCGCCGTCGACCAGCACGCCGCCGGCGTACGCGACAGCCTGCACGGCGACCGTCGCCCGCTGACCGTGGCGGCCCTCGCCGGATACGCGGAGGGGCTGCGCGACGCCGCCTCCGAGCACGGCTGGGCTCCCCCCGTCGGCGCGGTCGACTGGTCGGCGCCGGACTGGCTGCTCACCCGGCTGCTCGCGGTCTGCCTGCTGGCCCGCGCGCTCGACCCACGCCACCTGGCCTGA
- a CDS encoding ChaB family protein: MPGREVLPSTLKRSPAKAQRTWEKTHDSAVETYGEGERAHRAAFAAVKHGYEKVGDHWEAKGRKGPSDRQAAGGGPARRAPTAGGVDANATKDHLMEVAKKLDVRGRSRMTKPELVKAIEKANDNATRKARGGR; this comes from the coding sequence ATGCCCGGGCGCGAGGTGCTCCCCAGCACGTTGAAACGTTCCCCGGCCAAGGCGCAGCGGACCTGGGAGAAGACGCACGACTCGGCGGTCGAGACGTACGGCGAGGGCGAGCGCGCGCACCGCGCCGCCTTCGCCGCGGTCAAGCACGGCTACGAGAAGGTCGGCGACCACTGGGAGGCCAAGGGTCGCAAGGGGCCGAGCGACAGGCAGGCGGCCGGCGGCGGACCGGCGCGACGCGCGCCGACCGCGGGCGGCGTCGACGCCAACGCCACCAAGGACCACCTGATGGAGGTGGCGAAGAAGCTGGACGTGCGGGGCCGCTCCCGGATGACCAAGCCGGAGCTGGTGAAGGCGATCGAGAAGGCGAACGACAACGCCACCCGCAAGGCCCGCGGCGGTCGCTGA
- a CDS encoding phytoene desaturase family protein — MISTADAVVIGAGHNGLVAANLLADAGWDVLVLEATGAPGGAVRSAQVTAPGYLSDLYSSFYPLGFASPVLNGLRLERHGLSWTHASDVLAHLLPDGRAAVVNRDLDVTAASLEAFAPGDGERWRHAYADWIQVAEPMLDAITSPFPPVRGGLGLLRRLRVAGALRLARRLVLPVRKLGAELFDGEGGPALLAGCALHTDLSPEEAGSGVYGWLLAMLGQQVGWPVPVGGAQRITDALVARLVERGGRIEYEARVERVLTARGRAMGVRTADGTDWRARRAVLADVPAPALYLDLVGAHVLPPRLVEDLAHFRWDGSTLKVDWALSAPMPWRNRDLAGAGTVHLGADLDGLTTYAAALARGEVPRDPFLLVGQMTVADPSHSPPGTESLWSYTHLPFRRHWRAEDVAGHVERMEEVLEAAAPGFRASVVGRHVAGPADLEAAEPSLVGGALGGGTAAAYQQLFLRPIPGLGRADTPVDRLYLASASAHPGGGVHGAPGANAARAALARDRALTGEMYARAVAAAHRAVYP; from the coding sequence ATGATTTCCACCGCCGACGCGGTCGTCATCGGGGCCGGGCACAACGGGCTGGTGGCGGCGAACCTGCTGGCCGACGCGGGGTGGGACGTGCTCGTGCTGGAGGCCACCGGGGCGCCGGGCGGGGCGGTGCGCTCCGCGCAGGTGACCGCGCCGGGCTACCTCAGCGACCTCTACAGCTCCTTCTATCCGCTCGGCTTCGCCTCCCCGGTGCTGAACGGCCTGCGCCTGGAACGGCACGGCCTGTCCTGGACGCACGCGTCCGACGTGCTGGCCCACCTGCTGCCGGACGGTCGCGCCGCGGTGGTCAACCGTGACCTGGACGTCACCGCCGCGTCGCTGGAGGCGTTCGCCCCGGGCGACGGGGAGCGCTGGCGGCACGCGTACGCGGACTGGATCCAGGTGGCCGAGCCGATGCTGGACGCCATCACCAGCCCGTTCCCGCCGGTCCGTGGCGGGCTGGGCCTGCTGCGGAGGCTCCGGGTGGCCGGCGCGCTGCGGCTGGCCCGCCGGCTGGTGCTTCCGGTGCGCAAGCTCGGCGCCGAACTCTTCGACGGCGAGGGCGGGCCGGCGTTGCTGGCCGGCTGCGCCCTGCACACCGACCTGTCCCCGGAGGAGGCCGGCTCCGGGGTGTACGGCTGGCTGCTCGCCATGCTCGGCCAGCAGGTCGGCTGGCCGGTGCCGGTGGGCGGCGCGCAGCGGATCACCGACGCGCTGGTGGCCCGGCTGGTCGAGCGCGGCGGCCGGATCGAGTACGAGGCCCGGGTCGAGCGGGTGCTCACCGCCCGGGGCCGCGCCATGGGCGTACGGACCGCTGACGGCACCGACTGGCGGGCCCGCCGGGCGGTGCTCGCCGACGTTCCCGCCCCGGCGCTCTACCTCGACCTGGTCGGCGCTCACGTGTTGCCGCCCCGGCTGGTCGAGGACCTGGCGCACTTCCGGTGGGACGGCTCCACGCTCAAGGTCGACTGGGCGCTGTCGGCGCCGATGCCGTGGCGCAACCGCGACCTGGCCGGCGCCGGCACCGTGCACCTCGGCGCGGACCTCGACGGCCTCACCACGTACGCGGCGGCGCTGGCCCGGGGCGAGGTGCCGCGTGACCCGTTCCTGCTGGTCGGGCAGATGACGGTGGCCGACCCGAGCCACTCGCCGCCGGGCACCGAGTCGCTCTGGTCCTACACCCACCTGCCGTTCCGCCGGCACTGGCGGGCCGAGGACGTCGCCGGGCACGTGGAGCGGATGGAGGAGGTGCTGGAGGCCGCCGCGCCGGGCTTCCGCGCGTCGGTCGTCGGGCGGCACGTGGCCGGTCCGGCCGACCTCGAGGCCGCCGAGCCGAGCCTGGTGGGCGGCGCATTGGGCGGCGGCACCGCGGCGGCCTACCAGCAGTTGTTCCTGCGGCCGATCCCCGGTCTGGGCCGTGCCGACACCCCGGTGGACCGGCTCTACCTGGCCAGCGCCTCGGCCCACCCGGGCGGTGGCGTGCACGGCGCGCCGGGCGCGAACGCCGCCCGCGCCGCGCTGGCCCGCGACCGGGCGCTCACCGGCGAGATGTACGCCCGCGCCGTCGCCGCCGCCCACCGCGCCGTCTACCCCTGA
- a CDS encoding aldehyde dehydrogenase family protein, translated as MYTVAQLMGGVWGAGGEGGELVVHDPADGTPVTRAPVATADEVAKAVEAAREAAAEWAATAPAERAAALHRAADAVEAAAEELARATTAEMGKPLDDARGGVAAGVGTLRQYAELAPVRGGRTLHGGHDALDFMTPEPRGVVAAITPWNDPVAVSCGLLGAALVTGNVVLHKPSERAPATGWLLARALDSALPAGVLSLLTGGGEVGAALAGQDGLDVVAHVGSTATGRAIAVAGARTGAKVLLENGGSDPLLVDAGVDPVWAAEQAATGCFANAGQICVAVERVYVHRDVAGDFVDALVARAEALVVGAGADPDTQLGPLVDRRHRDHVHGQVTAAVAQGARVRAGGALPDGPGAFYPATVVEGCRHEMVLVREETFGPVAPVVVVDSFDEGLRCAADSPYGLAATVLTGSMSHAQRAWRELPVGTVKINSVFGGAPGGAAQPRRGSGQGFGYGPELLDEFRTVKAVHLEAPGGGHW; from the coding sequence ATGTACACGGTTGCGCAGCTCATGGGTGGGGTGTGGGGCGCCGGGGGCGAGGGCGGCGAACTGGTCGTGCACGACCCGGCCGACGGGACGCCCGTCACCCGGGCGCCGGTCGCCACCGCGGACGAGGTGGCCAAGGCGGTGGAGGCGGCCCGGGAGGCGGCGGCGGAATGGGCGGCGACCGCCCCGGCGGAGCGGGCCGCGGCGCTGCACCGGGCGGCGGACGCGGTCGAGGCCGCCGCCGAGGAGCTGGCCCGGGCGACCACCGCGGAGATGGGCAAGCCGCTCGACGACGCCCGGGGCGGCGTGGCGGCGGGCGTGGGCACGCTGCGGCAGTACGCCGAACTGGCCCCGGTGCGCGGCGGCCGGACGTTGCACGGCGGCCACGACGCGCTGGACTTCATGACGCCCGAGCCGCGCGGGGTGGTCGCCGCGATCACCCCGTGGAACGACCCGGTGGCGGTCTCCTGCGGCCTGCTCGGCGCGGCGCTGGTGACCGGCAACGTGGTGCTGCACAAGCCGAGCGAACGCGCCCCGGCCACCGGCTGGCTGCTGGCCCGGGCGCTGGACTCGGCGTTGCCGGCCGGTGTGCTGTCGCTGCTGACCGGCGGTGGCGAGGTGGGCGCGGCGCTGGCCGGTCAGGACGGGCTGGACGTGGTGGCGCACGTCGGTTCCACCGCCACCGGCCGGGCGATCGCCGTCGCCGGCGCCCGCACCGGCGCGAAGGTGCTGCTGGAGAACGGCGGCAGCGACCCGCTGCTGGTGGATGCCGGCGTCGACCCGGTCTGGGCGGCCGAGCAGGCGGCGACCGGCTGCTTCGCCAACGCCGGGCAGATCTGCGTCGCGGTGGAGCGCGTCTACGTGCACCGCGACGTCGCCGGGGACTTCGTCGACGCGCTGGTGGCCCGCGCCGAGGCGCTCGTCGTCGGCGCCGGCGCCGACCCGGACACGCAGCTCGGTCCGCTGGTCGACCGGCGGCACCGGGACCACGTGCACGGGCAGGTCACCGCCGCGGTGGCGCAGGGCGCCCGGGTACGCGCCGGCGGCGCGCTGCCGGACGGGCCGGGCGCGTTCTACCCGGCCACCGTGGTCGAGGGCTGCCGCCACGAGATGGTGCTGGTGCGCGAGGAGACGTTCGGCCCGGTCGCCCCGGTGGTGGTGGTCGACTCGTTCGACGAGGGCCTGCGCTGCGCCGCCGACTCCCCCTACGGCCTGGCCGCCACCGTGCTGACCGGCTCGATGAGTCACGCCCAGCGGGCCTGGCGGGAGCTGCCGGTCGGGACCGTGAAGATCAACTCCGTGTTCGGCGGCGCGCCGGGCGGGGCCGCGCAGCCACGCCGGGGCAGCGGCCAGGGCTTCGGGTACGGCCCGGAGCTGCTCGACGAGTTCCGCACCGTGAAGGCGGTGCACCTGGAGGCGCCGGGCGGCGGCCACTGGTGA